From the genome of Turicibacter faecis, one region includes:
- a CDS encoding MerR family transcriptional regulator — MKQYITTGEFAKLWGIKKQTLFHYDDIGIFQPIIKQENGYRYYSYQQFEVFGVITALKELGMSLKEIKAYLDSRSPENLSQLFLQKIEDIDREIEYLKKIKHFMKEKIEITEQAITINKDAIECLHLEEEYLTLSPPLDYTSHHGFFNHLAEFMQERGLNYLSAIGCMIDEEHLNSSEYGHYSYLYSKSDKRKERAPLFLKPRGTYLMAYHQGDYELSYQTYDRIKAFAKANHLEFEGYAYEEFILDEVSVKGYENYLLKIQIKIKD, encoded by the coding sequence ATGAAACAATATATTACAACTGGTGAATTCGCTAAACTGTGGGGCATCAAAAAACAAACGCTTTTTCATTATGATGACATCGGCATCTTTCAACCGATAATCAAGCAGGAGAACGGGTACCGTTATTACAGTTATCAACAGTTTGAAGTTTTCGGAGTGATTACGGCATTAAAAGAGTTAGGAATGTCTCTGAAAGAGATTAAAGCTTATTTAGATAGTCGGAGTCCAGAAAATTTATCACAACTCTTTTTACAAAAGATAGAGGATATTGATCGAGAAATTGAATATTTGAAAAAAATAAAGCACTTTATGAAAGAAAAAATAGAAATAACAGAGCAGGCCATCACAATAAATAAGGATGCCATTGAGTGTTTACACCTAGAAGAAGAGTATTTAACGTTGAGTCCACCTTTAGATTATACGAGCCATCATGGTTTTTTTAATCACCTGGCTGAATTTATGCAGGAAAGGGGATTGAATTATTTATCAGCCATCGGTTGTATGATTGACGAAGAGCATTTGAATTCTTCAGAGTATGGTCATTATAGTTATTTATATTCAAAATCTGATAAGAGGAAGGAAAGAGCACCATTATTTTTAAAACCAAGAGGGACGTATTTAATGGCGTATCACCAGGGGGATTACGAACTATCCTATCAAACATATGATCGCATAAAGGCATTCGCAAAAGCTAATCACCTTGAATTTGAGGGCTATGCGTATGAAGAGTTTATACTCGATGAGGTATCAGTGAAAGGATACGAAAATTATTTATTAAAGATTCAAATCAAGATCAAAGATTAA
- a CDS encoding MATE family efflux transporter, with the protein MSLTNKQLTLKSFLVFTFPTMIMMIFLSLYTIIDGVFVSRVVGQNALSAINIFLPLWVALNGIAVMFATGGSAIVAKNFGEGKPEQAKQHFSLIVAVTLAIGLFLMLLQLLFLPKLLRLLGATDNIYEHAYAYGTILTIFMPTTMLKSLFDYFMVTANQPKRGLFYTVIGGVTNIILDYLFIVVFKIGIAGAALATAIGLLVPAILGFIYFMNQTNYLHFTKPKLEWSIILKSMGNGSSEMVTNLSSSVTTLLFNLAMLHYLGEKGVAAITIVLYAQFFLMSAYLGFSSGAAPLISFNYGENNHENLRKLIRYSYRILMVASVATFALALILASPLIKLFTGGKNELYHLTLIGFNLFAISFLPVGLNIFTSAMFTAFSNGKISAFISILRTLILVLVGIILLPTLLGVYGVWLTIPFSEAVTLIFSLLLMKRYGNYYHYA; encoded by the coding sequence ATGTCTTTAACAAATAAGCAGTTAACACTCAAATCATTTTTGGTTTTTACATTCCCAACGATGATTATGATGATTTTTTTATCACTTTATACGATTATCGACGGGGTCTTTGTCTCACGAGTTGTCGGACAAAATGCCCTATCCGCGATTAATATCTTTTTACCCTTATGGGTTGCCCTCAACGGGATTGCTGTCATGTTCGCCACGGGGGGAAGTGCCATTGTGGCGAAAAACTTTGGGGAAGGGAAACCTGAACAAGCTAAGCAACATTTTTCATTAATCGTAGCTGTTACCCTTGCAATTGGTCTCTTTTTAATGCTTCTTCAGTTACTCTTTCTCCCAAAACTTTTACGATTATTAGGAGCTACTGACAATATTTACGAACATGCTTATGCTTATGGAACGATTTTAACTATTTTTATGCCGACTACTATGTTGAAATCACTCTTTGATTACTTCATGGTTACTGCTAATCAACCGAAACGTGGTCTCTTTTATACGGTAATCGGTGGTGTGACAAACATTATTTTAGACTACCTTTTTATCGTTGTCTTTAAGATAGGAATTGCAGGGGCCGCCCTAGCTACCGCCATTGGTCTATTAGTTCCTGCAATCTTAGGTTTCATTTATTTTATGAATCAAACAAACTACCTCCACTTCACTAAACCGAAGTTAGAGTGGTCGATTATCTTAAAAAGTATGGGAAATGGTTCTTCTGAAATGGTCACGAATCTTTCAAGTTCTGTCACAACCTTACTTTTCAATTTAGCCATGCTTCATTATCTTGGCGAGAAAGGGGTAGCTGCGATTACCATTGTTTTATACGCTCAATTTTTCTTAATGTCCGCTTACCTTGGATTTTCATCTGGTGCTGCCCCACTCATTAGTTTCAACTACGGTGAAAATAACCATGAAAATCTAAGAAAACTGATTCGTTATAGTTACCGAATTCTAATGGTTGCCTCCGTAGCAACGTTTGCCCTTGCCCTCATTCTTGCTTCGCCACTGATTAAACTATTTACGGGCGGAAAGAATGAACTTTATCACTTAACCTTGATCGGATTCAATTTATTTGCGATTAGTTTTCTACCCGTTGGTTTAAATATCTTTACCTCTGCCATGTTTACTGCCTTTTCAAATGGGAAAATCTCAGCCTTTATTTCTATTTTAAGAACCTTAATTCTTGTCTTAGTTGGAATCATCCTGCTTCCAACCCTCCTAGGGGTTTACGGTGTATGGCTCACCATTCCATTTTCAGAGGCTGTGACCCTTATTTTTTCACTTTTATTAATGAAGCGCTATGGGAACTATTATCACTATGCTTAA
- a CDS encoding SH3 domain-containing protein: MQPKKKSKSNEQVISWTQRIGVSFIGLLTALGAGLIMYTGVMAATYEQPEAENEFIVYDEGQDKNQVNQESSDQNSAANSEGETPATPTEDKETDHSVAYCNIDGVNVRSEAATGTDIIGNLDAGDEVTVLNRYYNDEWVQISFEGQTGYVYVEYLDFE; the protein is encoded by the coding sequence ATGCAACCAAAGAAAAAATCAAAATCGAATGAACAAGTCATTTCATGGACGCAACGAATTGGGGTCTCATTTATTGGGTTATTAACGGCACTAGGGGCTGGACTTATTATGTATACCGGGGTAATGGCGGCAACGTATGAGCAACCAGAGGCTGAGAATGAATTTATTGTTTATGATGAGGGCCAAGATAAAAATCAGGTAAACCAAGAATCATCGGATCAAAATTCGGCAGCAAATTCTGAAGGTGAAACGCCTGCTACGCCAACTGAAGATAAAGAAACAGATCATTCCGTTGCTTATTGTAATATTGACGGCGTTAACGTCCGTAGTGAAGCGGCAACAGGGACCGACATTATCGGAAATCTTGATGCGGGAGATGAAGTAACCGTCTTAAATCGATATTATAATGATGAATGGGTACAAATCTCTTTTGAAGGACAAACTGGGTATGTGTACGTGGAGTATTTAGATTTTGAATAA
- a CDS encoding DUF4179 domain-containing protein, whose amino-acid sequence MNSKMYEEAVIKGIERANQEMKKNKGGIKSKKVVPIVASLCLVGGVGLNQPPIINALKEIGESFNEFSGYLFGGTTEKFQKVATEIGESMTDKDLVITVEEVVLDDNLLLMALTVESEFLKGYEGLNENDFFNLDYRLRVNHRIPEAMNAFRVRKIDEKTGAIIIEADLSTINLKDEVMIELGVNRIARGYNFIEGKWDFKFKVAKLEGTEEFHPNVKTAYEDTSISLNRLMKSSLATTFELEVKGQTVNEVRYQLDQLVVRGSNGYIYEPTFISENFDEKSKEYSGRLRVDSDMDGLEWLELYPREEIARHVQVDGWTYEIYQTPNKPIFSDEYEKVTRLPNEQELAAGYGLDDVTYYINGQLPTEFKPLTEYISDEVWVNSTEKVTIENVELQNDEVVVTVKIPSTYSERNLARLVLFDETMNDYAAREGQLIVAPKDESQGIYQIKLDAIDTNKMYTIALPLMPETNEEVAPWCLRVPLK is encoded by the coding sequence ATGAATTCAAAAATGTATGAAGAAGCAGTGATTAAAGGAATAGAACGGGCTAACCAGGAGATGAAGAAAAATAAGGGAGGGATAAAGTCTAAGAAAGTGGTCCCAATAGTGGCGAGTCTTTGTTTAGTTGGAGGAGTTGGGCTTAACCAACCACCGATTATTAATGCTTTAAAAGAAATTGGCGAGTCTTTTAATGAATTTTCAGGGTATTTATTTGGGGGGACAACCGAAAAATTTCAAAAGGTAGCAACGGAGATTGGCGAGTCAATGACAGATAAAGATTTGGTGATTACGGTAGAAGAAGTTGTATTAGACGATAATCTTCTTCTTATGGCGTTAACGGTAGAAAGTGAGTTTTTGAAGGGGTATGAGGGATTAAATGAGAATGATTTTTTCAATTTAGATTATCGTTTACGTGTGAATCATAGGATTCCTGAGGCAATGAATGCCTTCCGGGTACGAAAAATTGATGAAAAAACGGGAGCAATTATTATTGAGGCGGATCTTTCAACTATTAATTTAAAGGATGAAGTGATGATTGAATTAGGAGTCAATCGAATTGCGCGTGGATATAACTTTATAGAAGGGAAATGGGACTTTAAATTTAAGGTTGCAAAATTGGAAGGAACGGAAGAGTTTCACCCTAATGTCAAGACAGCGTATGAGGATACATCTATCTCACTTAATCGATTGATGAAAAGTTCGCTTGCTACAACATTTGAATTGGAGGTTAAAGGGCAAACTGTTAACGAGGTTCGCTATCAGTTAGATCAATTAGTTGTAAGGGGATCAAACGGATATATTTACGAGCCTACATTTATTTCAGAAAATTTCGATGAGAAATCCAAAGAATATTCAGGGCGCTTAAGGGTAGATTCAGATATGGATGGACTGGAATGGCTAGAACTTTATCCAAGAGAGGAAATTGCTCGCCATGTTCAGGTCGATGGTTGGACGTATGAAATATATCAGACACCGAATAAGCCTATCTTTTCGGATGAATATGAGAAAGTTACACGTTTACCAAACGAACAAGAACTAGCAGCAGGATATGGATTGGATGACGTGACGTATTATATTAACGGTCAATTACCGACAGAATTTAAACCGTTAACGGAATACATCTCTGATGAAGTTTGGGTTAATTCAACAGAGAAGGTCACGATTGAAAATGTGGAATTACAAAATGATGAGGTTGTTGTCACTGTAAAAATACCATCGACTTATTCGGAACGTAATTTAGCGCGTCTTGTCTTATTTGATGAAACAATGAACGATTATGCAGCGCGCGAAGGACAATTAATTGTTGCCCCCAAAGACGAATCACAAGGAATTTATCAAATTAAATTAGACGCCATTGACACTAACAAAATGTATACAATAGCTCTGCCTCTGATGCCCGAAACAAATGAAGAGGTGGCACCATGGTGTTTAAGAGTACCCTTAAAATAA
- a CDS encoding sigma-70 family RNA polymerase sigma factor yields the protein MKIFRWEQRYSQLSEVQLVKRAMKKDDLAFLELMRRYENYFIQMAYRYVKNEQDVMDLIQELAYRGLLNIHQLKEPKYFKTWMTRILINLAMNLWHKVELNELGEDLEAPSKGCLIEERMDLNRAIQKLRPDYQSVIKMHYFEDLSIEDISIRLQLKPNTVKSHLRRGKKALETMLKEDV from the coding sequence ATGAAGATTTTTAGGTGGGAGCAACGGTACAGTCAATTATCAGAGGTTCAATTAGTTAAGCGCGCGATGAAAAAGGACGATTTGGCTTTTTTGGAGTTAATGAGACGTTACGAGAACTATTTCATTCAGATGGCTTATCGATATGTGAAAAATGAGCAAGATGTGATGGATTTAATTCAGGAGTTAGCCTATCGAGGGCTTTTGAATATCCATCAATTAAAGGAACCGAAGTATTTTAAAACATGGATGACAAGGATTTTAATTAATTTAGCGATGAATCTTTGGCACAAGGTGGAGTTAAATGAGTTGGGTGAGGACCTTGAGGCCCCCTCTAAGGGATGCCTAATTGAAGAACGGATGGATTTGAATCGAGCCATTCAAAAATTACGTCCAGATTATCAGTCAGTGATTAAGATGCATTATTTTGAAGACTTAAGTATTGAGGATATTTCTATTCGGCTTCAACTAAAGCCGAATACAGTAAAAAGTCATTTAAGAAGAGGGAAAAAAGCACTTGAGACGATGTTGAAGGAGGATGTCTAA
- a CDS encoding flavodoxin family protein, which yields MNYSIVYSSVTGNTAKLAEAINNHLGASYVGKPSNEALNADVIFVGFWATKNSCSADIQAFIEKLTNKKVFIFGTVGYDNTDAYFEEILNNVKALVPASNTIIGAYACQGKVSEKKQEQLREAVPEKYEAIKNNLAESVHHPNEKDIDGLLSAVKAAI from the coding sequence ATGAATTATTCAATTGTTTACAGTAGCGTCACAGGTAACACCGCAAAATTGGCTGAGGCAATCAACAATCACCTAGGAGCGAGTTATGTTGGAAAGCCCTCGAATGAGGCATTAAATGCAGACGTCATCTTTGTTGGATTTTGGGCAACTAAAAATTCATGTTCAGCTGATATCCAGGCCTTTATCGAAAAGCTTACTAACAAAAAAGTATTCATCTTTGGAACCGTAGGTTATGATAATACCGACGCTTATTTTGAAGAAATTTTAAATAATGTAAAAGCACTTGTTCCCGCTTCTAATACCATTATCGGTGCCTATGCTTGCCAAGGAAAAGTTTCAGAAAAAAAACAAGAACAGCTCCGAGAAGCCGTCCCTGAAAAATACGAGGCGATTAAAAATAATTTAGCCGAATCCGTCCATCACCCTAACGAAAAAGATATCGACGGACTCTTATCTGCGGTAAAAGCGGCGATTTAA
- a CDS encoding ComEC/Rec2 family competence protein encodes MRKTSSLKLAFTSLISTLLICLSGCEGTTSTNGPQLNTKANLSPAPLTIDILATGKSDCIIIQIQDKTVMIDTGLDENGETITDFLKKENIDTIDYLIISHLDKDHIGGADIILDEGIEVQNVIQPNYSRDTKQHKEYVKALEKHDIKPTLLTSDTVLEVNGATIIVSAPLREEYEQSNDYSLITSLSYKNQSFLFAGDAEAIRISEFLASNPHAYTLLKVPHHGKYSDNLEELLQMTTPDYGIITCSEDEYPDQKVLDLLTKYQVQTLLTSDGPIIIRSDGQQITVNQQLTSTLSLKQKGD; translated from the coding sequence ATGAGAAAAACCTCTTCCTTAAAACTAGCTTTTACCTCACTGATTTCTACTTTATTAATCTGCCTATCTGGTTGTGAGGGGACGACGTCAACAAACGGGCCCCAATTAAATACAAAAGCTAATTTAAGTCCTGCTCCATTAACCATTGACATACTTGCAACAGGAAAATCCGATTGCATCATCATTCAAATACAAGATAAAACAGTAATGATTGATACAGGACTAGATGAAAATGGAGAAACAATTACCGATTTTTTAAAAAAAGAAAACATTGATACGATTGATTACCTTATTATCTCTCATCTCGATAAAGATCACATCGGAGGTGCAGATATTATCTTAGATGAAGGCATCGAGGTGCAAAACGTCATTCAACCGAACTATTCGCGGGATACAAAACAACATAAAGAATACGTAAAGGCCCTTGAAAAACACGACATTAAGCCGACCCTTCTAACAAGTGATACAGTACTTGAAGTAAATGGCGCAACCATTATTGTTTCCGCTCCGCTAAGAGAGGAATACGAACAATCAAACGACTATTCTTTAATTACCTCTCTCTCATATAAAAATCAGAGTTTTTTATTTGCTGGAGACGCTGAGGCCATTCGAATAAGTGAATTCCTTGCTTCTAATCCTCATGCTTACACCTTATTAAAGGTGCCTCATCACGGAAAATACAGTGACAATCTAGAAGAACTATTACAAATGACAACTCCTGATTATGGCATCATTACGTGCTCAGAAGATGAATATCCGGATCAAAAGGTCCTTGATCTTTTAACAAAATATCAAGTTCAAACATTACTCACAAGTGATGGTCCAATTATTATACGAAGTGATGGTCAACAAATTACGGTTAATCAACAACTCACTTCAACACTTTCCCTTAAACAAAAAGGAGACTAA
- a CDS encoding DUF305 domain-containing protein produces MKWFKYSLLVCFSFFFLSITVFANDGVSLKQQDYLKKVDLIYLQMQNSLSAKEKMGDLNADFLNQMLNHQRGLIALSKNQLEHGERNKIKKSVNDITHELKSNINKINQTQKKVHQQLVYDEKKEATYLSSYEEVYQQILVALKSEGAEQPTTLIGKSVDEDYLHRVMQQCDVWMILINNVLTQTDNEEVKSVANELLESSKKIKNDVSQLIEKIEQKKGD; encoded by the coding sequence ATGAAATGGTTTAAATATTCGTTATTGGTGTGTTTCTCATTTTTCTTTTTATCCATAACCGTGTTTGCTAATGATGGCGTAAGTTTAAAACAGCAAGATTATTTGAAAAAGGTCGATCTTATTTACTTACAGATGCAAAATAGCTTAAGCGCCAAGGAAAAAATGGGTGATTTAAACGCCGATTTTTTAAATCAGATGTTGAATCATCAACGTGGACTCATTGCATTATCAAAAAATCAGTTAGAACATGGAGAACGAAATAAAATAAAAAAATCCGTGAATGACATCACTCACGAATTGAAATCTAATATTAATAAAATTAATCAAACTCAAAAAAAGGTTCATCAACAGTTAGTTTATGATGAGAAGAAGGAAGCTACCTACCTATCTAGTTATGAGGAAGTTTATCAACAAATTTTAGTTGCGCTTAAATCGGAAGGTGCAGAACAGCCGACTACCTTAATAGGTAAGAGTGTAGATGAGGATTACTTGCATCGTGTGATGCAACAATGCGATGTTTGGATGATTTTAATTAATAATGTTTTAACGCAAACGGATAATGAAGAGGTTAAGTCTGTAGCCAATGAGTTATTAGAATCTTCTAAAAAGATAAAAAATGATGTTTCTCAGCTTATTGAAAAAATTGAACAGAAAAAAGGAGACTAA
- a CDS encoding YdcF family protein, which produces MTLFYINLTALFVFLLSYKLEPRRLLNGFLFNILFLINALNVVYLAIQIPNLFIIFLLGLLLLNLLFFLFFGIYILIIALLINAKIVMKRERKTFANLLTLFLALGLITLLGCIFICLIYPIPRKLLIFLSGFGLVAFYYLCNLLSFLSISFLFSIRKPTYHYDYIIVLGSGLINNKVPPLLASRIDKAIQIYQHQKRSSTPPMLLFSGGQGPNEEIPEAIAMQQYALNHNIPLEHTLVETNSKNTYQNMQFSKQLMEKNHPNGYQTTFVTNNYHTFRASLYAKAIGLKTAGIGSKTAAYFLPNAMIREYMALLIMNKKRHLTITLLFLIFGLLLTLFI; this is translated from the coding sequence ATGACCCTATTTTATATCAATTTGACGGCCCTTTTTGTTTTCCTTTTAAGCTATAAACTCGAACCACGAAGACTATTAAATGGTTTTCTCTTTAATATCCTTTTTTTAATAAATGCTTTAAACGTTGTCTATCTGGCAATACAGATTCCTAATCTCTTTATTATCTTCCTCCTCGGATTACTGCTTCTTAACCTTCTATTTTTTCTATTCTTCGGCATCTATATCCTAATTATCGCCCTCCTGATTAACGCTAAAATAGTCATGAAACGGGAGCGTAAAACCTTTGCGAACCTCCTCACGCTATTTCTAGCCCTTGGTCTCATCACCTTACTAGGATGCATTTTTATCTGCCTAATCTATCCGATTCCCCGAAAACTTCTTATTTTTCTCAGCGGGTTCGGCCTCGTTGCCTTCTACTATCTCTGCAATCTCCTAAGCTTCCTGAGTATTTCATTCCTCTTTTCAATCAGAAAACCTACTTACCATTATGATTACATTATTGTATTAGGCAGTGGTTTAATCAACAATAAAGTGCCCCCACTACTCGCTAGTCGTATCGATAAAGCTATCCAAATCTATCAGCACCAAAAAAGAAGTTCAACGCCTCCTATGCTCCTCTTTTCTGGAGGACAAGGCCCAAACGAAGAGATCCCCGAAGCGATTGCCATGCAACAATACGCCCTGAATCACAATATTCCCCTTGAACACACACTCGTCGAAACAAACTCCAAAAATACCTACCAAAACATGCAATTCTCTAAACAACTCATGGAAAAAAACCATCCTAACGGCTACCAGACCACCTTCGTAACCAACAATTATCATACCTTCCGTGCTAGCCTGTATGCCAAAGCCATTGGACTAAAAACAGCGGGAATTGGCTCTAAAACAGCAGCCTATTTTTTACCCAATGCTATGATTCGAGAATACATGGCACTCCTCATTATGAACAAAAAACGTCATCTTACCATTACACTCCTCTTTCTAATCTTCGGACTCCTACTAACCCTTTTTATCTAA
- a CDS encoding ABC transporter ATP-binding protein, giving the protein MATLALKNIYKIYEDEVTAVSNFNLEIKDKEFIVFVGPSGCGKSTTLRMIAGLEEISKGDLFIGDQLVTDVEPKDRDIAMVFQNYALYPHMSIYDNMAFALKLRKFPKKEIDEKIREVAKILDIEALLDRKPKALSGGQRQRVALGRAIVRQPKVFLMDEPLSNLDAKLRVQMRAEITKLHKRLGTTFIYVTHDQTEAMTMGTRIVVMNKGILQQVDTPQNIYNYPKNKFVASFIGSPQMNFFNGIVIKNQNTVAMLGGNEKITLLPEQAKYLMNSGYFGREVILGVRPENISLVPKTTRDTKLTGVIDMVELMGAESYIYVKIAEEMLVVRINGTTTKTGGEIIDIYLNPDQIHLFDRETEERMIITKHSEQTM; this is encoded by the coding sequence ATGGCAACATTAGCACTAAAAAATATTTATAAAATATACGAAGATGAGGTAACAGCGGTTAGTAATTTTAATTTAGAGATTAAGGATAAGGAGTTTATTGTTTTTGTTGGTCCATCTGGATGTGGGAAGTCAACAACGTTAAGAATGATTGCGGGATTAGAGGAAATTTCTAAAGGGGATTTATTTATTGGGGATCAATTGGTGACTGATGTTGAACCGAAGGATAGAGATATTGCGATGGTATTTCAAAATTATGCTTTATATCCTCATATGTCCATTTATGATAATATGGCATTTGCCTTAAAATTGAGAAAGTTTCCAAAGAAGGAGATTGATGAAAAGATCAGAGAGGTAGCTAAAATTTTAGATATTGAGGCACTTTTAGATCGTAAGCCAAAGGCTTTATCAGGGGGACAAAGGCAGCGGGTCGCATTAGGGCGTGCTATCGTTCGTCAACCTAAGGTTTTTTTGATGGATGAACCGTTATCGAATTTAGATGCTAAACTACGTGTCCAAATGAGAGCAGAGATTACAAAGTTACATAAAAGACTAGGAACAACATTTATTTATGTGACCCATGATCAGACTGAGGCGATGACGATGGGAACGCGGATTGTTGTCATGAATAAGGGAATTCTTCAACAGGTAGACACACCTCAAAATATTTATAATTATCCTAAAAATAAATTTGTTGCAAGTTTTATAGGAAGTCCACAAATGAATTTTTTTAATGGAATTGTCATCAAGAATCAAAATACTGTTGCAATGTTAGGCGGCAACGAAAAGATAACCTTATTACCAGAACAGGCGAAATATTTAATGAATAGTGGATATTTTGGAAGGGAAGTTATTTTAGGCGTCCGACCAGAGAACATTAGTTTAGTGCCTAAGACGACAAGGGATACTAAACTTACAGGTGTTATCGACATGGTTGAATTAATGGGGGCAGAAAGTTATATTTACGTGAAAATAGCAGAAGAAATGCTGGTGGTACGTATTAACGGAACAACAACTAAGACGGGTGGAGAAATCATTGATATTTATTTAAATCCAGATCAAATCCATCTCTTTGATAGGGAAACAGAAGAGCGAATGATTATAACTAAACATAGTGAGCAGACGATGTAA
- a CDS encoding glycerophosphodiester phosphodiesterase, producing MINFAHRGASGDYPENTLIAFKEGIRCGGTGLEFDVHQTKDGELVVIHDEDVERTMQGKGLIKDLTLDEIRAFKCRKARFVDHEECYVPKLEEVLELVKEQEITINIELKTDVISYFGMEEEVIELIQRYGVKHKVLLSSFNPQSLKKCKEIDATIKTGFLYHQPMEQIIEYAKTLRVDAIHPHLKLVTKDLIEKAHQNQLDVNVYTVNSPIHMRELIRAEVDGIFTDYPSLLNEIIEENKLKSLV from the coding sequence ATGATTAATTTTGCTCACCGCGGGGCTAGCGGGGATTATCCGGAGAATACATTAATCGCGTTTAAGGAAGGAATTAGATGTGGAGGGACTGGACTTGAATTTGACGTGCATCAGACAAAAGATGGTGAATTGGTCGTTATTCATGACGAGGATGTTGAACGAACGATGCAGGGTAAAGGCTTAATTAAAGACCTAACATTAGATGAAATTAGGGCATTCAAATGTAGAAAAGCACGCTTTGTTGACCATGAGGAGTGTTATGTTCCTAAACTTGAGGAAGTGTTAGAGTTGGTGAAGGAACAAGAAATCACGATAAATATTGAGTTAAAGACAGACGTGATTTCTTACTTTGGAATGGAAGAGGAGGTCATTGAATTAATTCAACGTTACGGGGTTAAACATAAAGTATTACTTTCGAGTTTTAATCCTCAATCTTTAAAAAAATGTAAAGAAATAGATGCAACAATAAAGACGGGATTCTTATATCATCAACCGATGGAGCAAATCATTGAGTATGCAAAAACGTTGCGGGTTGATGCGATTCATCCCCATTTAAAATTGGTAACGAAGGATTTAATTGAAAAGGCCCACCAAAATCAATTAGATGTAAATGTATATACGGTTAACTCGCCAATTCATATGAGAGAGTTAATTAGGGCGGAAGTTGATGGTATTTTTACGGACTATCCAAGTTTATTGAATGAAATAATTGAAGAGAATAAATTGAAATCATTGGTTTAG
- a CDS encoding HAD family hydrolase → MNKMIFFDVDNTLVCRRENKMCEGTLNAIEKLSRDNKIDLAIATGRSLAMVKQENFHQMFETIISANGSLITRRDEVIYKKPIDCGVGRQLIRYFEETQTPYCIHLLTESKGKLEYDWVRHFSQKYNMTISLLEDDVLNRLDEYEIFQINAHIKQEDIEKFKKNYPLLNFVKLIDVEEGYDIFNKCCTKGSAIKFLKERNTMKNMMYYAFGDGFNDLEIFDEVDYSIAMGNSCDPLKARATYITDSVHLNGIYKALRKLNLIKGE, encoded by the coding sequence ATGAATAAGATGATATTTTTTGATGTCGATAATACCCTTGTTTGTCGACGTGAGAACAAGATGTGTGAGGGAACATTAAATGCAATTGAGAAGCTTAGTCGGGATAATAAGATCGACTTAGCAATTGCAACAGGTAGATCATTGGCAATGGTCAAACAGGAGAATTTTCATCAGATGTTCGAAACCATTATTTCAGCTAACGGATCACTGATTACAAGGCGAGATGAGGTCATTTATAAAAAACCGATAGATTGTGGGGTAGGTAGACAATTAATACGTTATTTTGAGGAGACTCAAACGCCGTATTGTATTCATTTATTAACGGAAAGTAAGGGGAAGTTAGAATACGATTGGGTGCGGCATTTTTCACAAAAATATAATATGACAATAAGCCTGTTAGAAGACGATGTATTAAATCGGTTAGACGAATATGAAATTTTTCAAATCAACGCCCATATTAAACAGGAGGATATTGAGAAATTTAAAAAGAATTACCCCCTCTTGAACTTCGTAAAACTTATCGATGTGGAGGAAGGCTATGATATTTTCAATAAATGTTGCACTAAAGGGAGTGCTATAAAGTTTTTGAAGGAAAGAAATACAATGAAGAATATGATGTATTATGCATTTGGAGATGGATTTAATGATTTGGAGATATTTGATGAAGTAGATTACTCGATTGCCATGGGGAATAGTTGTGATCCATTGAAAGCACGTGCAACGTATATTACGGATTCGGTCCATCTGAATGGAATTTATAAGGCATTGAGGAAATTGAATTTGATTAAGGGGGAATAG